A genomic segment from Vicia villosa cultivar HV-30 ecotype Madison, WI unplaced genomic scaffold, Vvil1.0 ctg.000573F_1_1, whole genome shotgun sequence encodes:
- the LOC131629499 gene encoding uncharacterized protein LOC131629499, translated as MESERLNWLRDNQSKLRVGKYNNLTTQTDGDRRNEHQKQGKRVVLPSTFIVSKRCMDQLYFDGMAISSRLGFPDLFVTFTCNPNWPEIKRALSGTGLQPHDRPDIISKVFKIKFDTLMDDITKHHVVEKVIAYMYTIEFQKRGLPHAHILIFLHPQSKYPTPSNIDNIIFAEIPDPTVHPNLYKLVKAHMMHGPCGLARMKSQCMKNGRCSKYYPKKFIEHTIVDAEGYPLYRRRSKTFTIEKNGITLDNRHVVPYNTRFLMKYQAHINMEWCNQSTSIKYIFKYINKGYDRITAAVSTNNNQPVDEIQQYLDCRYVSPSEACWRIYSYNIHGRKPAVEHMFYHFIGEKPIYYTDYARMENVLETASVTESMFTAWLVANAKYEEARTLTYGQFVSKFVYHKKQREWKPRKKGFTIGRLIWVPPTAGELFYLRMMLTVAKGPTTYEEIRTVDNIQFDTFRDACFAMGFLEDDKEYIAAIKEASHWGTGHFLRKLFVVMLFSGAVNRPAHVWEQSWLLLSDGVLHTQRALAANPELVLTQEELQNVTLIEIEKLLQANRRTLKDFSPIPYPNAYVLEQLGNRLIYDERNYDTTSMNSEFENLFAALTDEQRGIYEKIMQVVESQNPAVFFLHGYGGTGKTYMWRILAAALRSKHDICLTVATRRYSIFVTSRR; from the exons ATGGAATCCGAACGACTGAATTGGTTGAGGGATAATCAATCGAAGTTAAGAGTGGGCAAATATAATAATTTGACCACTCAAACTGATGGCGATAGAAGAAATGAACACCAGAAGCAGGGAAAACGAGTTGTTTTGCCATCAACATTTATTGTTAGCAAGAGATGTATGGATCAACTATATTTTGACGGTATGGCCATTTCAAGTCGATTGGGATTCCCTGATTTATTTGTTACATTTACCTGCAACCCAAATTGGCCTGAAATTAAAAGAGCATTGTCAGGAACAGGACTACAACCCCATGATAGGCCAGATATCATttcaaaagttttcaaaataaagTTTGATACCCTCATGGATGATATTACAAAACACCATGTTGTCGAAAAAGTTATTGCAT ATATGTACACCATTGAATTCCAAAAGCGTGGATTGCCACATGCTCACATATTAATATTCCTACACCCTCAGAGCAAATACCCAACACCATCTAACATAGACAACATCATTTTTGCTGAAATTCCCGACCCGACTGTTCATCCCAATTTATACAAGTTGGTTAAGGCACATATGATGCATGGACCCTGTGGCCTCGCGCGCATGAAATCACAATGTATGAAGAATGGAAGATGTTCTAAATACTATCCCAAAAAGTTTATTGAACACACTATTGTTGATGCAGAGGGATATCCACTTTATAGGAGAAGATCAAAAACCTTCACTATTGAAAAAAATGGTATCACCTTGGACAACAGACATGTGGTTCCATATAACACCAGATTTCTGATGAAATACCAGGCACATATAAACATGGAATGGTGTAATCAGAGTACttccataaaatatattttcaaatatatcaataaaGGCTATGATAGAATAACAGCAGCAGTTTCAACAAATAACAatcaacctgttgatgaaatccaACAATATCTCGATTGCAGGTATGTCTCCCCCAGTGAAGCATGCTGGCGCATTTACTCTTACAATATTCATGGCAGAAAACCAGCTGTGGAACATATGTTCTACCATTTTATTGGGGAGAAACCTATCTACTATACAGATTATGCACGCATGGAAAATGTGCTGGAAACTGCAAGTGTGACTGAATCAATGTTTACTGCATGGCTGGTGGCAAATGCTAAATATGAAGAAGCACGAACATTAACTTACGGTCAATTTGTCTCAAAGTTTGTTTATCACAAAAAACAAAGAGAATGGAAACCGCGTAAAAAAGGCTTCACCATTGGACGTCTCATATGGGTTCCGCCAACAGCTGGTGAACTGTTTTACCTCCGCATGATGTTGACGGTAGCAAAAGGACCAACAACTTATGAGGAAATCAGGACGGtggataacatccagtttgatACATTTAGAGATGCGTGCTTTGCAATGGGATTTCTTGAAGACGACAAAGAATACATAGCTGCTATAAAGGAGGCAAGTCATTGGGGGACAGGTCATTTTCTTCGAAAACTGTTTGTCGTCATGCTTTTTTCAGGTGCTGTTAATCGCCCTGCACATGTTTGGGAACAATCTTGGCTCCTATTATCTGACGGTGTCTTACATACACAAAGAGCGTTGGCTGCAAATCCAG AATTAGTCCTCACACAAGAAGAGTTACAAAATGTGACTTTAATAGAAATTGAGAAACTGCTTCAAGCAAATAGAAGGACACTAAAGGATTTTAGTCCTATTCCATATCCGAATGCTTATGTTCTTGAACAGTTGGGAAACAGACTCATATATGATGAGCGTAATTACGATACAACATCAATGAActcggaatttgaaaatctgtttGCTGCTCTTACAG ATGAGCAAAGAGGTATTTATGAAAAAATTATGCAAGTTGTGGAGTCTCAGAATCCTGCCGTTTTCTTCCTTCATGGTTATGGTGGTACCGGAAAGACATATATGTGGAGAATACTCGCAGCAGCTTTAAGATCAAAACATGATATATGTTTAACTGTTGCAACTAGGCGGTATAGCATCTTTGTTACTTCCAGGAGGTAG
- the LOC131629500 gene encoding uncharacterized protein LOC131629500, which yields MDNFTCKVEFNDDVADMLRQTKLIIWDEAPMVHKYAIESLDRNLKDVMSAKKNSNDVFGGKVVVFGGDFRQILPVVPRGSRSDIVHCAINASYIWNSVEVLTLTRNMRLQTGSTQTDKNEIAQFSDWLLRIGEGRISEPNDGTAEIDIPPDILITEFDDPIVAIVNTTYPDFINNFQSVDYLKINKAGEIRDYYSANSVDKYEIHDPIVVDILTPEFLSSLRTSGLPNHHLKLKVGTPIMLMRNKDQSEGLCNGTRLCITKMAAHVLEASIMGGKGLGNLGQSLDNVGLYIPRDVFTHGQIYVALSRVTTKKGIKILIHDEEKKFKGKTTNVVYKEVFNNI from the exons ATGGACAATTTTACTTGCAAGGTTGAATTCAATGATGATGTTGCAGACATGCTACGACAAACAAAGCTTATAATATGGGATGAGGCACCAATGGTACATAAGTATGCAATAGAATCGCTTGACAGAAATTTGAAAGATGTTATGAGTGCAAAGAAAAATTCCAACGATGTATTTGGTGGAAAGGTTGTTGTTTTCGGTGGTGATTTTAGACAGATTTTACCTGTCGTCCCCAGAGGCAGTCGTTCCGATATTGTACACTGTGCCATAAATGCATCTTACATATGGAATTCAGTTGAGGTATTAACATTGACAAGAAACATGCGGCTTCAAACAGGATCAACACAGACTGATAAAAATGAAATAGCACAGTTTTCAGATTGGCTTTTAAGAATAGGAGAGGGCCGAATATCTGAGCCTAATGACGGCACCGCCGAAATCGACATACCACCTGATATTTTGATAACAGAATTTGATGATCCGATTGTGGCCATTGTCAATACCACATACCctgatttcataaataatttccaATCCGTTGATTACCTTAAAA TCAACAAAGCAGGAGAAATTCGTGACtactacagcgcaaattcagttgACAAGTATGAGATTCATGACCCAATAGTAGTTGATATCCTCACGCCAGAATTTCTAAGTTCCCTCCGAACATCAGGTTTGCCTAACCATCACTTAAAACTAAAGGTTGGGACACCTATAATGCTCATGAGAAACAAAGATCAATCTGAAGGTTTGTGTAACGGCACAAGGCTGTGCATAACAAAGATGGCAGCCCATGTACTCGAGGCTTCAATAATGGGCGGTAAAGGTTTAGGAAATTTG GGACAGTCATTGGATAACGTCGGTTTGTACATACCAAGAGATGTATTTACACACGGTCAGATTTATGTTGCATTGTCAAGAGTAACAACAAAAAAGGGAATCAAAATACTGATacatgatgaagaaaagaaattcaAGGGGAAAACTACAAATGTTGTGTATAAAGAGGTTTTTAACAATATCTGA
- the LOC131629509 gene encoding peptidyl-prolyl cis-trans isomerase CYP28, chloroplastic-like has product MASSLTQPPPPLPSLHHPIPKSNLTRRSLLLTSTATLSFPSLSSSALPTQPPNPTITDRVFMEFSLCPNYYLPNRTLGDTISTLCSDSTSLGRVIIGLYGNLVPRTVSNFKSLCTSASSSNPNSSSYKNTIIHKVFPGQYFLAGHQGRPERGDVQPPSYLPRNTETIDPKAFALTHSRAGVVSLPLSENDDDDEIKLDPEYRNVEFLITTGPGPCPQLDNKNVVFGTVLEGLDVITTIASTPTYQPGERIRQFNDLAEFFGDERAQNARAIWNRPLTTIYISDCGALEVAKPSLTPSLP; this is encoded by the exons ATGGCCTCCTCCTTAACCCAACCACCACCACCTCTTCCCTCTCTCCACCACCCAATTCCCAAATCCAACCTCACCCGCCGCTCCCTCCTCCTCACCTCCACCGCCACTCTCTCCTTCCCCTCCCTCTCCTCTTCCGCCTTACCCACACAACCACCAAACCCCACCATCACCGACCGCGTCTTCATGGAATTCAGCCTCTGCCCCAACTACTACCTCCCGAATCGCACCCTAGGAGATACCATTTCCACTCTATGCTCAGATTCCACCTCACTCGGCCGCGTCATCATTGGCCTCTACGGTAACCTCGTTCCCCGCACTGTCTCCAATTTCAAGTCCCTCTGCACATCCGCTTCCAgttctaaccctaattcctcttccTACAAAAACACTATCATCCATAAGGTTTTTCCGGGTCAGTACTTTCTTGCCGGGCATCAGGGTCGTCCTGAAAGAGGCGACGTCCAACCTCCTAGCTATCTCCCCCGCAACACTGAAACAATTGACCCCAAGGCATTTGCGCTAACACATTCCCGGGCCGGCGTTGTTTCGCTGCCACTCTCcgaaaatgatgatgatgatgagattaAGCTTGACCCTGAATACAGGAACGTTGAATTCTTAATCACCACCGGACCTGGACCTTGTCCTCAGCTTGATAACAAGAATGTTGTCTTTGGAACGGTTCTTGAAG GGTTGGATGTCATCACAACCATAGCTTCCACTCCCACTTACCAACCAGGTGAACGAATTCGCCAATTTAATGACTTGGCAGAATTTTTTGGAGACGAAAGGGCACAGAACGCACGCGCCATATGGAACAGGCCTCTTACCACCATCTATATTAGTGACTGTGGAGCACTAGAGGTTGCAAAGCCTTCTCTCACACCTTCTCTCCCATAA
- the LOC131629513 gene encoding ubiquitin-conjugating enzyme E2 variant 1A-like: MDWYYYWPPGTVHEGRIYQLKLFCGKDYPDNPPSVRFQTRINMTCVNQESGAVEPNLFPMLAKWKRESTMEDILLQLKKEMTTPQNRKLAQPPEV, from the exons ATGGACTGGTACTATTATTGGCCCCCTGGT ACTGTTCATGAAGGTCGTATCTACCAGTTGAAGTTATTCTGCGGCAAGGATTATCCAGACAATCCACCATCTGTTAGATTTCAGACAAGGATTAACATGACTTGCGTCAATCAAGAATCTGGAGcg GTTGAGCCAAATTTGTTTCCCATGCTTGCTAAATGGAAAAGAGAGTCTACAATGGAAGATATTTTACTGCAATTGAAGAAAGAAATGACGACTCCACAAAATCGGAAGCTAGCTCAGCCTCCTGAAG TATAa
- the LOC131629498 gene encoding uncharacterized protein LOC131629498 — MDAFRDLKRPSIWMAKCTGIESCTIAMDLEDTDGMERVRPVERIAEINDGKELWKIIVRIHHRWNVVSNNKEHFEMIFVDKLGDDIHVVVPAPHVSVFTEKCLLGHTYTVSNFKVVPYVLAFKASEHKYMTESGAKKQQISMVLRDHSNNMLNCTLWESYADQFIRFNKVRVAVSLPTVVLLQYAKVKEEGKYPLSVTNTYNVTLLCVDVDFPVMKDFIDRMPEESRVTLSDQLGGNSQLFSQNSENQQLTPVQKLFSKAVITLCATVATTKLLVVSPFGWYYRACHMCQSIERGDNPPFECEAGHETMAEVLRYKIEIEVTHGGESCNFVFWNRECEMLLGLSASQLRNTMIQAGITDPLDFPLALDQLLKLEMAMKVKWHPRWKNCSVIMIIKNDPTIQQLKEKWRTGEEPILIKIVIPETLEIKESVDEAKIDVNEDCELVTDLEITSEHKPDAVTPAGKRHFPGASSESTDLDELYDGELSSNKLRKIIKMEKIN; from the exons GCCTGTTGAGAGAATAGCAGAGATCAATGATGGAAAAGAGCTTTGGAAGATTATTGTTAGGATTCACCACAGATGGAATGTTGTGTCTAACAACAAGGAACATTTTGAAATGATCTTtgttgacaaattg GGAGATGATATTCATGTTGTTGTTCCAGCACCACATGTGTCGGTGTTCACCGAAAAATGCCTATTAGGGCATACTTATACTGTATCTAATTTTAAGGTGGTGCCTTATGTTCTGGCGTTCAAGGCATCAGAACACAAATATATG ACTGAGTCTGGCGCAAAGAAGCAGCAAATTAGCATGGTGTTGCGTGACCACAG CAACAACATGTTGAACTGTACTCTGTGGGAATCATACGCGGATCAGTTCATCAGGTTTAACAAAGTTAGGGTTGCTGTATCACTCCCTACAGTTGTGTTGCTTCAGTATGCCAAAGTGAAAGAAGAAG GAAAGTATCCTCTATCAGTGACAAACACCTACAATGTGACCCTTTTATGTGTTGATGTTGATTTTCCTGTCATGAAAGACTTTATTGATAG AATGCCTGAGGAGAGCAGGGTAACCCTGTCTGATCAACTCGGAGGGAATTCCCAATTATTCTCCCAGAATTCTGAAAATCAACAGCTGACTCCTGTGCAAAAATTGTTCTCAAAGGCTGTT ATTACATTGTGTGCTACTGTCGCTACAACAAAATTATTAGTCGTGTCTCCATTTGGATGGTACTATCGTGCCTGTCATATGTGTCAATCTATAGAGCGTGGGGATAACCCCCCATTTGAGTGTGAAGCTGGTCATGAAACCATGGCTGAAGTCCTTAG GTATAAGATTGAGATTGAGGTTACTCATGGGGGCGAAAGCTGCAATTTTGTGTTCTGGAACAGAGAATGTGAAATGCTCTTGGGTTTATCTGCGTCTCAACTTCGTAACACTATGATTCAA GCTGGAATTACTGATCCATTGGACTTCCCGTTAGCACTTGATCAGTTGTTGAAGTTGGAAATGGCTATGAAGGTTAAGTGGCATCCACGCTGGAAGAACTGTTCTGTCATTATGATTATAAAAAATGATCCTACTATCCAGCAACTTAAGGAAAAGTGGAGAACAGGTGAG GAACCTATTCTAATCAAAATTGTGATACCTGAGACTCTGGAG ATTAAAGAGAGTGTTGATGAGGCTAAAATAGATGTCAATGAAGACTGTGAATTGGTTACG GACCTGGAAATTACATCTGAGCACAAGCCTGATGCTGTCACACCTGCTGGTAAGAGGCATTTTCCTGGTGCATCAAGTGAATCCACTGATTTGGACGAATTATATGATGGAGAACTGTCATCAAACAAGCTGAGGAAGATAATTAAAATGGAGAAGATAAATTAG